The genomic DNA TTAATTAAAGACGTCGGTGACATGTTACAatgtctaataataataataataataataataataataataataataataataataataataagccgGGTTTCGGGTCCCGAAATCATCTCACTCATTCTTCCTAAGAAAGAAACTTCCGGAAAAggctatctttttttttttcatttaactcaTACCCACTCACGTGCATTTTAAAGGAACATCGAACACGTTTGTTGCAAACATACTGATACATCTTGAGAAGAAATATTCCTTGTAATAAATTACATATTGTCCAACGTACAAAATCTTTTTCTCCCTCTCTCACACACTCACTCTCACGGTAAATAACTATTTAACCTCGAAattgtaattcatttttctttttttcgatgTATTATCTCGCTCACACATTTCTCGCATCGTTTTTCAATCGTCTCTCGATGACTAGAAACATCGTTTCGCGGGTCATTTGGTAAAAAAATTATGCGAAAATGGAAAATAGTCGTAGAAAAAATAAACTCGGCCCGAGGGTAGCATCGAACCTGGTATGTAACGTATCATCGTACCAAGGAACAATACTGCCCGGCTTTCCTTTCTTCTTGGATACAGTAATTAACACACTTCGTTTATGTCCTTGCGATTGGGCGGAGTAACTGGTCAATGGAAAGTCAATGGCAAATCTACGCGCCTGGAAACCTTACTCAAACACGCATGGAttgctaaaaataaatacatcttTTGCTGCTAAAACTCTCCAATACCCTGGCAGCAATTAATTCGACTGTTCGGCGCTCTGCGCTTGCTTTTCGATCTTCCTTGCGAGCTCCGGACTCATGTGCGGATGCGGGAATGGCAGCACCGGTTTCCTGAGGATCGTCGGCTTCACCTTCACCTGCGGTTTGAACGAGGACACCTGGCTACCGCGGCTTAGGTGCATATCCGCGAACTTCGCGACAACCTTAGGCGTCGAACGCGAAGGAAGCGGTGACCTTAAGGGCATCGAATCTGAGATTTGATTGGAACTGGATGATCTGACCATATCCTCAGGCTCCTGTTCGGGCTCGTGCTCAGGTTCGACGCGTTTCAATTTTGGCGCGTCCGAATTTGTTTTCGTGTTTTTCTTCAAGGTGCACTGATTTTGCTTGGCAAACCGTTCCGCGGCTGTGCTCATGTCGGGAGACTCGGGTCCTCCCGTGGGCGACGTGGCTGCCTCCGCCCGTGATGGCTGATTTAAGTTAGGGCTCTCCTCGTCGGAACTACTAAGACTATTCGACGAAGCAGACTTTTTGCTTGCATCCTGCGCGGATAAAGGAAGATCCATCACGAGATCCGGCGTGTGTTTCTGACGCATTTCACGGAATTCTTGAGAAGAACGGAAAAGCTTATGATTCGGAGGCACGGGAGGATTCAATTGTGTTTGCGACGTTGCACGTCTCTGCCAGAGCTCCCGATTTGCCGAGAAAGTTGGTTGTTCTTGAGGTTCCTCTTCTTGGGCGATAGCGGTGTTCGTCTGTAAAGGGTTTACCGTTTGCTGCGCAGTGTCCCCCATACTCTGAGATTTCCAATGTTGTTTCCTGCTTGTTCCACGTTTTGCGCCGCCGTCCAAATTCAGTAACGAGATACGCTCCGCTTCTTCGCCTCCAGCTTCTTCGTTacgttgctgctgttgctgtatCGATGACTCGCTAAAATCCGTCTTTTCATTTTCTGCATTGTTACCAACAATGACTTGCGTAGCGTCTGAAGCGAAGGAGTGCTTCTCTTTCTCAGGCGTTGACACTTTTGCCACGCGAGATCCACATTCCTGAAAGCAATTCAATTAGGTGAATTGAATATAAATTGCAAGGTAAACGTTTCGAAATGAAATGTTCTGGTACGTAGTAAAGGGGAAGCTAGCGATGTTTTCCAAGTTACCAACCATGTTTGTTGCAATGAAGTGCAAATTATATTCTGTGTCGTTATGCATATGTAGTGCCCTGGAACTTCTTcagattgttatttttattaaaagacaAAAGATGTATTAGATTTCGAACATATCCAACATccttatttttaatgtttcatatgtGGTGAATTGCGAAATGTTAATGATGAATACTTTTTATATCCGAAAACGAATGATATaatacagaaataaaaatttagattTACATGCATTAATATGGAATTAAGGAAGTGAATATACATAAATGCTAGGGATGTGCGAGTCCCGTAGATTATGGGAGGGATCGGGGGAAGGCCCGAAAGTATCTTCCCCCGATCCCGCCCGACTTTTACTGAGCTGACCCAAAGCTCTGGTACCCGACATAGCTGCCTACCCGCGCATCCCTAATAAATGCACAATATTGATATTCATGCCAGGAGGGGAGGGATTAAAAACTGCTCGTAAAACTGACAATGAACAGGATGAATATAAGCAGGCAAATATGTAAACATGACAACAACTCTGCATTTGATACCTATCTCTCTACAGATGCCAACGATGAGAGGTTCGTAATATTAACTGGTCTGAGGGTGAGATGTATTTTTACTCACCTAAGCCAAAAGAATATCCACTGGTTAAGTAGGCTCTGCGAGTAGCATTCCATTTTGGTTTCGTCTATAGACTGAAATTGTTTTACAGAATGCTAGGATTCACAAACCAACTGAACTGTTACAAAAACAGATGCACTCCTTTAATGAAACGAAAAATATAGACAACAGAACCACACAACACTGGCAGCAATTTTATCGAACAGTTTTTAGTCCGTTTCACCCACTACCTATTTacgtgaaactttttttttttcttgtcaaCTAAAGGCTGATTAAACGTATATCTGGAAAAACCATCCCAACTATTAACATTGAAAACTCGTAAACAATACACAAAAGAAATAATATGTGACGCAAGACTCAAAGGACACAAGGCGGCACAAGACAAAGGGACCGAGGCACATGCAGCAACAAACAtgtatatttctattttatttacaaaaaaacATATCGTACAAATTATTACAGTTAACTGAGATACAACTAtctcaatgtaaatttaacttAACATAGCCATAGACTCGTCTCCCGTCATTTGGTAAAGGCAAGTTCGTCGAATCATAAAATCACAGATTATAAttcaacgaaaaataaaaaaagaattatatgtTTTGGAAACATGAAAAACTAAAATAATACTTATTCTCATTGCTCAAGTTAAATTACTGATCGATACTTGGTCTTGGTTTAACCCTTTGTTGCATTATGTTTTTGCAAATTCTTGTATTTTTTAGCGAAAGCGCTTACGTCAGTGCGCGTCTGTGTATGCACGCTTAGAGAAGGCATTTGCGAATCTTCgatattatagaattttttttaaaggaaacttctgaaatagaaaaatatttatcgttTAAAACCGTATATTCTTCCaggaaataaaacaaaaagtcatgcaacgaagggtttgaataaataaaagaggTTCGTTTGTGATTTTGATCCCATAAAATAAGCGATGCTGATTTCTATTAGGCATGGTGTAACAGGCAACGAATCTGCGCCTTAAATGGCAATGTGCATTCCAATCTCTCATTGCTATTGCacttaaaaaaaacaaatatcagCACAATAGCCATGCACTTGTGCTTTGAAATTCAAATCTTTTCAGTGCGTCGCAGAAGATGTACAAGCAGACGAatgtatgaaaagaaaaagtcgGATAAAGTAATTATACTAAACGGTAGTTTCCAATACCTCTCGGCTGATGATCGGTTGGGCCGAAGAAATGCAAGGGACATTTGTCACAATCGTTGAGATCACACCGCTGTTACTGATATTGTCTGTTGATATTATATTCGTGGTAGCTGGTGTGTCAGACATGGTACTAGACGACCAAGTAGCTGCATTCCCAGACGGTCCCATCAATGGTGAGTTGTTACTCGATAGAACACTATCGGCAGAGCTAGAAGTTCTTCTTCGCATTGACTCTTCGCTCGATGATTTTAGAAGTTCCTTTTCGCGTTCTTCATCCCTGAACAAACGATATGAAACTTTTTATAGCGCAGAAATGGTTGATAGAAAAAGGCTTAGTTAAgctgattttataaaaaaagctTTATGATttgcattgaaaaaaaaagaaattcgaaaaGTCCCCCTGCAGTaggtttatttaaataaaaactatAATTATAGCTTAGAAATACCACAAGTTTACAATGCAGTGTCCCAATAAAATGTATACACATTTTATTATCGTAAAGGCACTAATTTGCTGTTTATAAATGTTCAAAACGACCAAATAAATGAAGACACAGAAAAGAAAGCCGTTTAACACACTAGTTTAATATTAACATTCAAAGCGTGTATACATCTTATAGAAATACTTTGTACAGTACAACATGTAAAGCGATGGACAGTGGAAAGGATCATACGGGAAACAAGGTTTATTCCTTGAAAGTGATTAGACTAAAGAAGCATTTTAAACCTAATCAACATTTTGTTGATGTAGGAAAATTTCGATTGATCGAAGTTTTATTCCCTTTTTGATTGCTAAATTCAGCCACTAGTTGAATAGAAGGCATTCTTCGAAGATAATAATTCGCCACTGCGGCTGATTAAATCTCACTTACTTTatcttgatcataatatatttaTCGGGAATAAGCCCCTCTCTACCAGCCAAGGCACCTCGCCACCAATCATTACTGACTTGTGTGTATAGAGTCAAGGTATCCCCCTTTTTGAAGCTTAACTCTCTTTCGGACCTTGCATTGAAATCGAATTGCGCTGTGGCTTCGAGGTTTTCCGATTCTGGGAATACACAAAATACGTAGATCCCGCTCTGTTGTTGGATACCGAGcaacaaattaaatattattatcttaCTCACCATCCTCGGATGGATACACTTCGGAGTCCATGTCTTCCTGGACTTGATCCGTTGGCGAGTCTCCTACGTCTCTGTATTAACAATTTATTTCGATCAGGAATCAtctattaacaaattaatttataacctTTCGACATATACTTACACGTCGTCTGGTTCCCTACTGATGTATTTTTCGTACTGAGTACCCCCAATGTCTTCTGGGAATATTTCCTCACAGAATGTGATGATGTTTTTGATCAGTTCGTTTACTTGATTTTGGTACTGCACCTGATCCTTGTCCTCGGGAACTGGTACTAAAGTAGGACCGAAGCAGATAGCTAAATTGTAGGGGTCCATCATGTTCTcatccgaaaattctgaaaggctatttgaaaaaagaaatatatacatTTTACTTGGACACCCCTGCAATATTACTCGTGCATGCCTGTTGTAAACACtaggatatttaaatattcatccGAAAGAAATGGCGATGCTTACTGATTTAGAAAGGCGAAAAGATATCGCATTACAATGACGACCGGTCTTGGAAGACTCGCAATTAGTTCCTTCATCTTATTAACGAACTCCTGCTTCGATTCCAACTGTGCTAACTCCATTAAATGTTCAAAGTAAATAATTGGGAAAAGTGGCTCTCTCAATTCTCTTAAATAAAGTTTCAATACACCGGCAACACTATTAATGTCCGATGCATCTGTTACATCGGCCAAAGGATCTTCTCCCCTCTCAAACCATTCCCGGAAGTTGTTGATTTCTACTTGGGAGCCCGAAACACGAAAGATACCCTGATGATGTAGACCGTACAGATTGATTACTCTAATGCAGCTCTTCATGATCAAAGGAATTTCTTGATTTGTGCTTTCTAAGTATTCTTCTAACGAGCCACCGAATAGTTTTGGTTGGCCGTTCATCTGTAATCTACCGATTCGTTTCCTTCGTGCCTGTTTTTGTTTCGTTGCCGATATTGATGGGTTTGGGCTAGCAGTGGAGCCATCTAGTAGGCTCTGTCGAATGTATTCTTGCTTCGCGTCTAACCTAGCTATTCTTGAGGTTCCAAGAAGGTATTCCCTGAATTtctgtaaaatttcaattaacagaTTATTTATTACCAACGCACTAATAACAAGTTAGTTAAAGATCAGTTGAATACTTCAACTTGGAACCCACCGTGAGGTAGAATTCTTCGGTTTCCTGTCTGTCGGCTCTGAGCTTGATCTGTATCGTTTCAGGAGGTCTAGAAGTGGGCACAGCGTTCTCTCCAAAATATCTAGAGCAGTCGTAGTCTTTCGCGGTCAGCATTTCTAGCAGGCTGGCCTCTGCCGTTTCTAAAGTTTTCCACACTTCCTCAGACTCGGTTCTCAAGGACGTCACTCTCTGTTGCAATTGCGTCAATCGTTGTTCCATCTCGGCGTGCAATAGCTTTTGCAATTCAGGCTCTGGGGTCTGTAGGGTCCGATGAATTTTATCAGTTATAGTATTCAAATGTAGTCCTCAATGtagtaatgaatttttatgcCAAAATACCTCGTCCCCTCGTTGTCCTTGGAACTCGAATTTCTTAGGGATCATAAAAGCAGAATGATGGGATTCTAGAAACCTTTGTTTATCCGCCCTCGAATCTAGAGCACCGACACAGGAAGCCAGTTGTTCAGCACCCGATTGCAAGGAACGTTGCCTACCCTCTTCTGCACTGCAGTGCATTAGCAACGCTCTGGCAATGCAATTGTGAAAACCAAAATCCATGCACTAGAAAAATGATATCAATGATCACTGATGATTTCGTAAGCCATCGATGTCCAAATGCCCGCGAGCAATTTGGGCGCTCGTTATTGGACACGTGAGTGATTGTTTAAAGTATCAATCACCAAAGACGATTAACATTTTCAGGTGACTCAACCGATTCACTGACCCACTATCGAGTCACGTGTACGGTATCAAGAAGCCAGATTAATGCTCTTTTAAGTCGTTTCCAAACGAGTGTAATTAGTTCATAGATACGCTTATCATGACGTTGAAACGTTCTACTTTACTGtagtaaatattaaaaattgttaagtcTATAACTTACATCAATGAGATCAGACAGATCGTCCACAAAGTATTTGTGTATTGTCGTGTTTGATGCCTCGAGACACAAAATGTACTCGTTTCTCGCTTTCAACGCCTTCAGCTTCGCTTCCTGATACTTGCTCTTCCTCTAAAGTAAGCAAGAAATTCAATAATGTTTATCAATGTCCTGATAATTATAGCACGATTAAATGATATTATTTCAATCGAATAATGGAGAAACCATTAACGGCGAAAGACGTATTAATTGCTTTCCAGTGAATAACCGCTTGGTATCGAAAAGCCTATTAATAGACTTCCGGTCGGTGAGGTGTTAAGGTCCGAAGCATGCGAGCGATAGATCAACAGGGTTCTAAAAGTGACGGAACGCCGTGAAACTTCGACGTGAGATGAATGAAACAGTGCTTTATTCAACGAGGCCTCTGTGTTCACGTGTTTTCAACGGCAAGAGCTTTCGTGACGGAAATCGATACTCCGTGTCTTGAAGTACTACTCGACCCTTTCCAGGGTCAGCCGACAGAGTTGAATCGAAACACGAGAGCACCCAGTCCTCCTCGTCTGCGCTCGGGGATAGCCTTGAGATTTTCACCCTACCTTGTTCACTTCCTTCTCGATCAGCTTGTACTTCTTGCTGCGCGCCAGTTTCTCGGGCGGGGCGTTCGCCACTTCGAGCTTGGTGCGCTGCTGTTCCGCCACCCGAAGCTTTGTTTCCGCTTGCCGGGACTCTGCCTGGTAAGCCTGGTACGTTTTCATCGTTGTATGCAACTCGTGCAGCACCCGGAGGATCTCCTCGTGCGTCTCGTATCCTATCTCACGGCACTGAAAAACAAGGATTCTTCTATcgtaaacataaaaaaaaaaaagtcataGGTCACATGGGTCACTGCGCGTTTGCCACCTCCTTTGCCCATAGTTATGGCCCGTGTGCCCGCCTTACTATTTGCTGCCCATGCCTGGATCATACTCACACGCTTGTATATCCGCTGTACGTCTTCCATCACCTGGTTGAGACGACCAACGAGGTGCGTGCTGTAGACCTCCGAAAGTGCTGCATGATCTCTGCTTAAGGATTTTGTTTCGTTGATAAGTTGTTGCCAGCAAGCGTAGCTGGAGAATAGGGGCCACTGTTCTCGCCTAaggattattttattaattaaaatattaagtatGAAATTTATCTAAGCTCCAGTTAAAAGTTTCTGGATAATATATACTTTTGCTTTTGCTCCTTGTGTCTGAGCTGTATGCTTCTGGCCATCTTGTCTAGAGACTTGCTGTAATCGAGCTCCAGCTCGGCTCTCCTTCGAAAAAAATCCTGAAGCTCCGCCACGAGGGCGACTTGGGCCTCCATCCTGATGTCGAGACATCTCAGCTGTTCGTTCAGCTGCAGCCGTATGTCTGAAAGATGGAAAGAAAACGATAAGGATAAAAGACTTTGCTTGGCCTTTCCTTTTTCGTTAATCGATCGGGTTGGCTTCGCTGCAACATGTTTCGTGTTACAAACGAATTTACTGTCGGGGGAGACGACTCGTAACGGTCTGGATTCGATcgtcctttcattttatttatttgcgcCTTTCCTCGAACACGTTCAGTTTTACTCTTCGTTACacgatttttctttaattttggaAAGAAATATGATTTTAAGTGgtaacaaataattttttattttagacatTGTATAATATTGTTATACTACAACGgttataatttttagaaatcaaataaacaatttaaaaatgcaaaattttttaagagaaaattaAACAAGGAATAAAGGGTTgaacataaataaaacaatatttattgaaaaccagaaatgatacaaaataataaacaatatttattgctgaaattaaatgaaattaaataaaatgaacaataCTTTGAAAGTCATGATTGTTGTTTCAAGTCCTGCATTACCCTGTGTCACTGACCTAACTAGACAAAGCTGGAACTTTAGATTCTAGGGTTCCCTATAATTTGCATCTAATCAATGAATCAATGAAGGTCATTGTGACTGGAGGGAAGAGAGCAAACCATTTCTACCGACCCCTTTCTCATGGATTAAACGATTCTCTTTATAGCATTCGAGAGAAGAAACAACACAAAGCAGAAGAAGTTGAAATGGGATCAGAAAAAGAGCAGAGAAACGTTGCCCATAAAAACTTAACGAGCTATGGTATTTCCTGATGGTACGGAAAGGAAACGATAGCGTTTCCTAGAGAACAAAGCAactgtacaaattaattatttatttatatgtttcaatttggaaatttcgtcaaaatcaaattaaacaaatttaggAAAGAAAAAGACCCTAAGAGGCTTCAGTGAAACCGGACGATTTCTCACGTTTttaggaaattgaaaaaaaaaaatcttcccTTGAACTTAGGTCTTCTTTAACAAACTCGCACCATTTGCTCCCGAATTCAGTTCGGAACTTATCGATTTTTCGTGCTTCCGTGGTGTGTGATTCATTCCCCAAGTGGCCAGGAGATTTTCAAACCCTCCGAGGGGTTGGAACGCATGAATCGACCTACGTCCCTCAAGAAGGTAAATAAACGCAGTTCGCTGCACGTCGGGGCATATGCCGGGTTGCAGGCATTGATCAGAAGGCGGGTTAGGGCAACCGTAGAAAGAGGATACACAGGTCCGTGGTAATTTCCTCTGAAAAGCCGTTGCTTTC from Osmia lignaria lignaria isolate PbOS001 chromosome 15, iyOsmLign1, whole genome shotgun sequence includes the following:
- the LOC117600369 gene encoding SLIT-ROBO Rho GTPase-activating protein 1 isoform X1, with protein sequence MDEEEIDGVKSPIKRLGSTRKLLVFNNIRLQLNEQLRCLDIRMEAQVALVAELQDFFRRRAELELDYSKSLDKMARSIQLRHKEQKQKREQWPLFSSYACWQQLINETKSLSRDHAALSEVYSTHLVGRLNQVMEDVQRIYKRCREIGYETHEEILRVLHELHTTMKTYQAYQAESRQAETKLRVAEQQRTKLEVANAPPEKLARSKKYKLIEKEVNKRKSKYQEAKLKALKARNEYILCLEASNTTIHKYFVDDLSDLIDCMDFGFHNCIARALLMHCSAEEGRQRSLQSGAEQLASCVGALDSRADKQRFLESHHSAFMIPKKFEFQGQRGDETPEPELQKLLHAEMEQRLTQLQQRVTSLRTESEEVWKTLETAEASLLEMLTAKDYDCSRYFGENAVPTSRPPETIQIKLRADRQETEEFYLTKFREYLLGTSRIARLDAKQEYIRQSLLDGSTASPNPSISATKQKQARRKRIGRLQMNGQPKLFGGSLEEYLESTNQEIPLIMKSCIRVINLYGLHHQGIFRVSGSQVEINNFREWFERGEDPLADVTDASDINSVAGVLKLYLRELREPLFPIIYFEHLMELAQLESKQEFVNKMKELIASLPRPVVIVMRYLFAFLNHLSEFSDENMMDPYNLAICFGPTLVPVPEDKDQVQYQNQVNELIKNIITFCEEIFPEDIGGTQYEKYISREPDDVDVGDSPTDQVQEDMDSEVYPSEDESENLEATAQFDFNARSERELSFKKGDTLTLYTQVSNDWWRGALAGREGLIPDKYIMIKIKDEEREKELLKSSSEESMRRRTSSSADSVLSSNNSPLMGPSGNAATWSSSTMSDTPATTNIISTDNISNSGVISTIVTNVPCISSAQPIISREECGSRVAKVSTPEKEKHSFASDATQVIVGNNAENEKTDFSESSIQQQQQRNEEAGGEEAERISLLNLDGGAKRGTSRKQHWKSQSMGDTAQQTVNPLQTNTAIAQEEEPQEQPTFSANRELWQRRATSQTQLNPPVPPNHKLFRSSQEFREMRQKHTPDLVMDLPLSAQDASKKSASSNSLSSSDEESPNLNQPSRAEAATSPTGGPESPDMSTAAERFAKQNQCTLKKNTKTNSDAPKLKRVEPEHEPEQEPEDMVRSSSSNQISDSMPLRSPLPSRSTPKVVAKFADMHLSRGSQVSSFKPQVKVKPTILRKPVLPFPHPHMSPELARKIEKQAQSAEQSN
- the LOC117600369 gene encoding SLIT-ROBO Rho GTPase-activating protein 1 isoform X3, yielding MLPQRYYAIQLISKRCIGRWSFSDIRLQLNEQLRCLDIRMEAQVALVAELQDFFRRRAELELDYSKSLDKMARSIQLRHKEQKQKREQWPLFSSYACWQQLINETKSLSRDHAALSEVYSTHLVGRLNQVMEDVQRIYKRCREIGYETHEEILRVLHELHTTMKTYQAYQAESRQAETKLRVAEQQRTKLEVANAPPEKLARSKKYKLIEKEVNKRKSKYQEAKLKALKARNEYILCLEASNTTIHKYFVDDLSDLIDCMDFGFHNCIARALLMHCSAEEGRQRSLQSGAEQLASCVGALDSRADKQRFLESHHSAFMIPKKFEFQGQRGDETPEPELQKLLHAEMEQRLTQLQQRVTSLRTESEEVWKTLETAEASLLEMLTAKDYDCSRYFGENAVPTSRPPETIQIKLRADRQETEEFYLTKFREYLLGTSRIARLDAKQEYIRQSLLDGSTASPNPSISATKQKQARRKRIGRLQMNGQPKLFGGSLEEYLESTNQEIPLIMKSCIRVINLYGLHHQGIFRVSGSQVEINNFREWFERGEDPLADVTDASDINSVAGVLKLYLRELREPLFPIIYFEHLMELAQLESKQEFVNKMKELIASLPRPVVIVMRYLFAFLNHLSEFSDENMMDPYNLAICFGPTLVPVPEDKDQVQYQNQVNELIKNIITFCEEIFPEDIGGTQYEKYISREPDDVDVGDSPTDQVQEDMDSEVYPSEDESENLEATAQFDFNARSERELSFKKGDTLTLYTQVSNDWWRGALAGREGLIPDKYIMIKIKDEEREKELLKSSSEESMRRRTSSSADSVLSSNNSPLMGPSGNAATWSSSTMSDTPATTNIISTDNISNSGVISTIVTNVPCISSAQPIISREECGSRVAKVSTPEKEKHSFASDATQVIVGNNAENEKTDFSESSIQQQQQRNEEAGGEEAERISLLNLDGGAKRGTSRKQHWKSQSMGDTAQQTVNPLQTNTAIAQEEEPQEQPTFSANRELWQRRATSQTQLNPPVPPNHKLFRSSQEFREMRQKHTPDLVMDLPLSAQDASKKSASSNSLSSSDEESPNLNQPSRAEAATSPTGGPESPDMSTAAERFAKQNQCTLKKNTKTNSDAPKLKRVEPEHEPEQEPEDMVRSSSSNQISDSMPLRSPLPSRSTPKVVAKFADMHLSRGSQVSSFKPQVKVKPTILRKPVLPFPHPHMSPELARKIEKQAQSAEQSN
- the LOC117600369 gene encoding SLIT-ROBO Rho GTPase-activating protein 1 isoform X4; this encodes MFKLAGRQEWEALTKDIRLQLNEQLRCLDIRMEAQVALVAELQDFFRRRAELELDYSKSLDKMARSIQLRHKEQKQKREQWPLFSSYACWQQLINETKSLSRDHAALSEVYSTHLVGRLNQVMEDVQRIYKRCREIGYETHEEILRVLHELHTTMKTYQAYQAESRQAETKLRVAEQQRTKLEVANAPPEKLARSKKYKLIEKEVNKRKSKYQEAKLKALKARNEYILCLEASNTTIHKYFVDDLSDLIDCMDFGFHNCIARALLMHCSAEEGRQRSLQSGAEQLASCVGALDSRADKQRFLESHHSAFMIPKKFEFQGQRGDETPEPELQKLLHAEMEQRLTQLQQRVTSLRTESEEVWKTLETAEASLLEMLTAKDYDCSRYFGENAVPTSRPPETIQIKLRADRQETEEFYLTKFREYLLGTSRIARLDAKQEYIRQSLLDGSTASPNPSISATKQKQARRKRIGRLQMNGQPKLFGGSLEEYLESTNQEIPLIMKSCIRVINLYGLHHQGIFRVSGSQVEINNFREWFERGEDPLADVTDASDINSVAGVLKLYLRELREPLFPIIYFEHLMELAQLESKQEFVNKMKELIASLPRPVVIVMRYLFAFLNHLSEFSDENMMDPYNLAICFGPTLVPVPEDKDQVQYQNQVNELIKNIITFCEEIFPEDIGGTQYEKYISREPDDVDVGDSPTDQVQEDMDSEVYPSEDESENLEATAQFDFNARSERELSFKKGDTLTLYTQVSNDWWRGALAGREGLIPDKYIMIKIKDEEREKELLKSSSEESMRRRTSSSADSVLSSNNSPLMGPSGNAATWSSSTMSDTPATTNIISTDNISNSGVISTIVTNVPCISSAQPIISREECGSRVAKVSTPEKEKHSFASDATQVIVGNNAENEKTDFSESSIQQQQQRNEEAGGEEAERISLLNLDGGAKRGTSRKQHWKSQSMGDTAQQTVNPLQTNTAIAQEEEPQEQPTFSANRELWQRRATSQTQLNPPVPPNHKLFRSSQEFREMRQKHTPDLVMDLPLSAQDASKKSASSNSLSSSDEESPNLNQPSRAEAATSPTGGPESPDMSTAAERFAKQNQCTLKKNTKTNSDAPKLKRVEPEHEPEQEPEDMVRSSSSNQISDSMPLRSPLPSRSTPKVVAKFADMHLSRGSQVSSFKPQVKVKPTILRKPVLPFPHPHMSPELARKIEKQAQSAEQSN
- the LOC117600369 gene encoding SLIT-ROBO Rho GTPase-activating protein 1 isoform X2 encodes the protein MFQCIIQQRNGWIHPYNPDTKDVFPDIRLQLNEQLRCLDIRMEAQVALVAELQDFFRRRAELELDYSKSLDKMARSIQLRHKEQKQKREQWPLFSSYACWQQLINETKSLSRDHAALSEVYSTHLVGRLNQVMEDVQRIYKRCREIGYETHEEILRVLHELHTTMKTYQAYQAESRQAETKLRVAEQQRTKLEVANAPPEKLARSKKYKLIEKEVNKRKSKYQEAKLKALKARNEYILCLEASNTTIHKYFVDDLSDLIDCMDFGFHNCIARALLMHCSAEEGRQRSLQSGAEQLASCVGALDSRADKQRFLESHHSAFMIPKKFEFQGQRGDETPEPELQKLLHAEMEQRLTQLQQRVTSLRTESEEVWKTLETAEASLLEMLTAKDYDCSRYFGENAVPTSRPPETIQIKLRADRQETEEFYLTKFREYLLGTSRIARLDAKQEYIRQSLLDGSTASPNPSISATKQKQARRKRIGRLQMNGQPKLFGGSLEEYLESTNQEIPLIMKSCIRVINLYGLHHQGIFRVSGSQVEINNFREWFERGEDPLADVTDASDINSVAGVLKLYLRELREPLFPIIYFEHLMELAQLESKQEFVNKMKELIASLPRPVVIVMRYLFAFLNHLSEFSDENMMDPYNLAICFGPTLVPVPEDKDQVQYQNQVNELIKNIITFCEEIFPEDIGGTQYEKYISREPDDVDVGDSPTDQVQEDMDSEVYPSEDESENLEATAQFDFNARSERELSFKKGDTLTLYTQVSNDWWRGALAGREGLIPDKYIMIKIKDEEREKELLKSSSEESMRRRTSSSADSVLSSNNSPLMGPSGNAATWSSSTMSDTPATTNIISTDNISNSGVISTIVTNVPCISSAQPIISREECGSRVAKVSTPEKEKHSFASDATQVIVGNNAENEKTDFSESSIQQQQQRNEEAGGEEAERISLLNLDGGAKRGTSRKQHWKSQSMGDTAQQTVNPLQTNTAIAQEEEPQEQPTFSANRELWQRRATSQTQLNPPVPPNHKLFRSSQEFREMRQKHTPDLVMDLPLSAQDASKKSASSNSLSSSDEESPNLNQPSRAEAATSPTGGPESPDMSTAAERFAKQNQCTLKKNTKTNSDAPKLKRVEPEHEPEQEPEDMVRSSSSNQISDSMPLRSPLPSRSTPKVVAKFADMHLSRGSQVSSFKPQVKVKPTILRKPVLPFPHPHMSPELARKIEKQAQSAEQSN